In Alnus glutinosa chromosome 7, dhAlnGlut1.1, whole genome shotgun sequence, the sequence ACCAAACATTTACTCAACTCCAATGTTAAGTTGGCAAGTTGTTCTACAATCACATAATATCAAATAGCTTCTAGTTGCAGTTCGTATGACCAGTACTTACTATAACAAATAACATAATAACATACCTAGAGATATAGATTTTCTGCTGTTGGTCACATAGGGAGAGTGTGTTCGAAATACACAGTatatacaaatattataaaaaaaaaaattaaaaaaataaaataaaattcctatgCCATAACATTTCCAGATTAAAAAGGAATTAAATTTTTGGTTCAGAATTCAAACATCTTGAGGAGTAAAAGAGTAATATTTTCCCCTCAGGCAAAAGAGGGAGGGGGGCAGGGGGTGGGAAGCTGGTCATGTTCCTtgtaagtttcaattttttttttccctaggaTTCAACATGCACAATTTCCTCCAAAAAACTTGGGAGGGGGGAAAACGCGTCAAATTTTCACTCATTAAAGTACTAGCAAGTGCATCAGAAAATTTTACAGAATGCAAGTTCAGAAATTACAGCAAACCTGTTCTTTTCAATCCCAATAAGGAATGCAGCCTCCGCCAGTGCTGCTAAAAGACTTCCTGTGCCAGCATCTTTCCCAGTTACAGCATACTCGCTTACGAAAGCCTGAAGTATATAATGAAACATTATTCATAAACATTCAATCAAAAGTAAATATCTTAATCATAAGAGGCACGTCATCACACCTTTGGACCGTTACGTGATGTACGATCAAACTGATTAGCCATAGAAAATAAGTTGCTGGCAGATGTATATACCTACAAAGAAACCGGAGAGTAAGACTACTGCTTTTCCTTGTTGCCCAACCAATTATGACGCAAGACATTCATATTATGACACAAAAATTGGTTGACAAGGTTCATTCACCTATGAAATACAAGAAATGATGATAAGAATATTACATGATAATCATAAAAATCGGCAGGGTGATCCAACTGTTTTGAAGACCCATCACAGTTTGAGATCATTTTGATGTCTGGATATGCCTGACTTATGGCATTATAGAATTTGAGGTAATTTCCTGATCAATGAACAATTAAGGAGAAAGacgaaaaaacaaagaaagtaagtcttaaatcatatgcatCTCTCAGaatcagtaaaaaaaaaaaaaaggaataaggGATTTTGCAACTAGATTAAAGTGCATAGCTGTATTAAGCAACCACCATACTTCACAATCCACTTGGAAGCCAAAGTTGCAGTAATTTTCGAGAAAGCATTCAGTTTTTAGTGCATATAAGCacacaaacaaaatgaaatatatcCATCCATCTTGTATTTCAAGAATTTAGAGGCACTGTATCTTCCCATTGGCTACTTTTTATACGGAGGCAATTATAATGTGGAAACAACTCCATATAATGACGACAGATTTTATTGGTGAAGAGTTATTTGAAGAGTAAGACACAAAGGAGtaaattcagaaaatattttggtaCAGAAGCACAAGGAATCTTTTGAAACAAGTTTTTGTAGGAAAGATGTGTCACGGGAGAAAGAAACCTACAATGCAAGACATTCAGCTCTTCATTAAAGTAGAGTGTTGGTATCCTCAaactaaattttcaaatatgaaattttGCCAATTACATCCAATGTAAAGTTTATCCAGGCATATCGAAACCATTTGTTTCTCATTGTTTTGCAACTGAAAATATCCTCATAAGAATGAAAAGTGCCCTGTTCATTTAGtgtcttttctttattcttttgtttgaacaAAATATCATAGTAGACATTATCTTAATGGAAaacaaatattaataaagaGGAAAGGCTACTAAGTTGTATATTATTTCAATGCAAACAAGAGGTGACATCTCTACTCAATTGCACATAGAGACactaaattttaacaaaatccCCAAAGATTTATAGTCAATTAGGGAAAATGATACAGCCATCACAAGTACTACAAAAATCACATTAAtgtgtgcatgagagagagagagagagagagagagagagagagagagagtatatgAACCCTAAATAGGCCAATAAGATCATGCTTATAACTGTTAAATCTGGTTCTTCCTAAGTATATGAGAGTTTGAAAAACATAACAGACATCAGGAAAATGGTCATAACCAATAAAAGAGAAGTCAAGCTCATGGAATAAGTATCACTAACCAGAATGTAATAAAATGTGAAATAGACTTTACTGACTTTGAAAGGAACTATGGTAGCCCTGAAGTAATAGACACATAAATATAGATACATAAAAATGTTTCTGAGATAGAGCCCTGAAATACTAGGctcataaataaatagatacgaGCGCACTAGCACGAAATGTTTTCGAGATAGAGAGGTGATGAACCCTTTACTGTAAATAAACACTTGAATCAATGAAGGAGATCCTTAAATACATTAATGTATGTGATGCAGCATGGGTGTAGCAGATtacaaaactaaacaaacacaAGATTCCAACTTGGTCTGCATCAGTACGTATGGAGAAAGATCATTTTGTCCCAATTTATAATCTCTAAAAAAGCATCCATTTTATCTATTAAACAATATCttagcaaataaaaaatcaaaaacaataacaaatagaTGGAAACCTCGGTAATTCTTTTTCCCACAATCCTCATTCCCAATAGCAACATATCTCAAGTCAAAAGGCTCTGGGTGCCCCATTGCAGCTCGCACAGAACCCCATGTAGAATTAGGATCACCTCTAGCAAACTCAATACCATCAAGGGCTTCCTGTAATTAGGacaaatatcatcaaagaaTGACAGGTAACATGACAATGATCAATATTTTTTGCACTGAACAGTGAGGCTGAATTTTACTGAACATGAATAGGGCAAATGCTAGTAAcatgaaatctgatttttcttttcctttgcttTTTCCAGTTTCCCTTTTTTGAGCTATGAAACTCTATTAACACATTATCTCTGTACTAACAACAAAGGAAATTAGACCAATGAGCATTGGCTCATATAGCACTTCCTCCCCTTATAAGAATGAGGTGAAGGGACTGGGTGcatgtgtaacttaccaatccaaaaagggaaaaataaaaatgcaaaaatgaGTATTCGCAAGTCTACCATATTATGTGCATGCTTTCACCATCAGAATAATGAATATAAAACATATGCATGCGAAATGAAGGAAAGATTGTATATGATGAATCAGTGCAACTCCTCCACTCTGGATTAAGAGCTCGATTCACATTTTCGTTGCTAGCTATGAGTGCATCACATTAATCCACAGTCCACATATAAGAAATCTCATATAGGTCAAATAGCTTGGAAGGTTCCCCTGAATGCGATCTCACCTATTCAACCTCATTTCCAGCTATACTTGCCACACCTTATTTGGTTTCTGAAGAGACATTAATGTCCTCAGATGTGTATCGTCAACTGAAGTCATCTTGGATCCTCCTTGAGCACCAACATAATTGAAGAGGTTGGTTGGAGAAGttttcacttgaaaaaaaaaattcatatttttgatTTCCCAACCCATAATTCATTATATGTTATTAGACTTGTTATGCATACCAGATCACATTCAGATCTAGAGTAGTTGGTCCACATTCTATCCCTCTAATAAGTTATTATTTCCGTCAAAAAAGGCCATGCAAGTAGAAAGCAACTGGATCTGCTTCAGTTGCATTACTAGCATTCATAATTACAGTAGTTGTACTAAAACATCTGTATTCTCCAAGTATTGATTCGATTTCTTGCCCATAGTAATGTAGAGCAATAAATTTCCAGCTTACTTGTACAAAAGGTTTGACACTCGACGTATCAACTTGATCATTATGACTGACTCCTGTAGAATAgataaagtaataaaaaaaataaattactcaattgccagattaaaaagaaaaaaatagttgaAATCAACAGCGCTTGTAAAGTACCATTGTTGAATACCCATATTGGCAATGTCCCTAGATCCTCCGCTAGCTgcagaaatgagaaaaaaagaaaacctaaaaaactaaaatccacAAAAGTGCATATAACTAACAACCCTCCCCCAACAAAATCATATAAGATACCAACCTGGAGAAACTCAAAATAACCAAGCCCATCATCAGTCCAGTACATCCAAACATCACCGAAGTGCCCCGGTCTCTCCTCCCAGGGTCCAATGGTTGCTTTCCAACGAAATGCATTTCTTAACCATTCACCTTCAACAAAACAGCCACCTGATGCAATACATTTGGAGAGCATACCACATTAGTTAGGTTTGAACTTCTGAGGAACTAAACAATGCTTCTGAAACAACAATCATATTATGATGTCAACCCCTGCTCACTAAAATAACAAACATAAAGTTACCCAATGAAGCATGGAAACACCAAAATTTACAGCACTTCATAATTGTTCGAACCTACTGCTTCTGTTTGGATGGGGTCCATGTTGGGGTAGGGGTGGAAACACAGATATAGAGGAGAGGAAATTATCAAAATCAGTTTCATATGTTTCTTGCTCATTCGCTCACAAAAGTTCTAGGACATGTGGCTTGTCTgtataaaattcaataaaagtgACATTATATCTGTTGGGATAAGTAGCAAGTAATAATATGTGTTAAGATAAGTCAAATGGAGGCTTAGTGTAGCCCAAGTATGTACTACACAAATGGCATCACCCCAGAATAATAGAAAAGTAAAGAATTACAGCTCAAAATCTAAAGTCAAGAACATCAATAAAACTTAGGAAAGAAGTTGAAGAGCCAAAAGAAGAGTGAACTGCGATCCATCTgaacaaaaatttaagaaaattccaCTAGATTTCACACATGGATTTCTCCACACCATCAAAAGCAGTCCTATTAACATATATCATATGTATTGGTGTCATAAAGAGAGGGCGTTTATACAAATAATACTCACAACAACACCATATGATTAAAGGGAAGATGTATATccaattattaataaaatatgaaaccTCAGCATCATTAATGTTAGACTCAGAAACCTACATTACGAAGTCCAGTTAGTCATAAGGGTAACTATATGTGAAACAACATAATCTGAATCAAGACATAAATTTGTGCTAACCTGGAAATCTGATGAATCGAGGTTTTAAATCTGCCACCATTTCAGAAAGGTCACTACGGAAACCATGTCCCTGTGCGAAGATAAAGTTTGTTAAAAGACTAATAGACATACAAGGAATGCATGTGCATGCACTAAGGCATGACAAGAGGCTCTTAGTGAGCATTCAGGTCAAAACTGGAAAATCAGTAAATACATTATTAATATGAATAACAGATAACATCTACTACCAATGTGACCAAAGGTAAATAAATTGAAGTTGAAACCTTGCTTATATATAGCCTGTATTTAACCTTTAAACTTCCATAATTAGTTCCACTTCCTATGTTAGAATCCGTAAATTGGTCAAACAAGTTTTATACTTTTTCTTTCCACATATATTCCTTTTTAAGTGGCTATGGCTTTTACAAATTTAAGATGGAAAATTCAActtcaaaaattttaatggtGGCTGAATACTTGTCAAGTAGATGACAATAATTGCAAAATCTATTTAAGTTTCTCTTAGATTTTTCACAGAATTGcattggttttttatttatccattttttttttccttaacgTATTTTCCCAGGGTAAAGTCCTAAATTCTCACTCAACCAATTTAGCTTATTCTACCTAGTACCTGTCAAGgggttcaaatcaaagaaagaaataacATCAGCTTAAGAAAAGTGGAGCTCAAGTACCACTTCCACTGACTGCTAGATAATTTTTGTTGTTATACTCTTGGAAGCCTGTTAAGTTcacaaatattattatttttgttagtttttttccttattttaaattaaaagactACCTATACTAAGAACCTCTTAGCAAGGATTAGACATTCAACTCTCTCATGTATATAATTTTGAGGTAATGGGTTTCCTTTCAACTTCAAGAAGATAGAATACATGCTTATATATAAGATAATTTTTCAATAGTTACATCAAGCTTCAGTAACTGTATTCACGAGCAAATGTATAACATATCATATCTATGGACATAAGCCACAATTCCAGCATTTGTATACCTCTTTTAATGAGCATATATGAGTTCAGAAAGAATCACATACCTTGTATGTGTCCAAGGGCATAGCTGACACTTGGTCAAACCATATAACTCCTTTTCTGGATGTTTTCAATTGAAGTCTTGATTTATGATCAGTGGCATTGGCTTCCAACAGGACCTCCACCTTTGTCCAGTTTGATACATCAGAAGCGGAAGCTCTGAGAGGCAGTCAGATGTATTTTAAAACATGCATAAGACCTATTTGATTAGAAAAGATTTACAGAATTCTCAAAGAGTGTACAAATGGGGCTCACATAATATCAGAAGTTGCCAGTGTCGGCAAGCCATTTGAGCCCGTCAACGATACAGATAAGTTAATTGCTCCTAATGAACGTACATAAAGAACCACTTTgtatgtcttttctttttcaatattctgaaggaaaacaaaagtaaGAAAATTTGTCAGAAATCAGAAAATAAGTGGAAGAATAACTTTGCAGAATTATGAAGAAGGCATCAATGCAGAAAGTAGTATCTCATAGACTAGACAATTAGAACTCCTACAACTAGCATAGACTGTAAACTCTCTGAACATTTGATAATTTCCTGAAAAGATATATTACATGAGCACAatgaaaagacaaagaaaaacatATAGAGGGATATACATATCAGTAATCTTATGGACTAGGTTTCAACTAGTCCTTACCATGCCCCAGAACCCTGGATTATAAACACCAACTCCACCAGCTGGACAGATATTGGTACCTTCACTGTCACAGAGCACCTCCATTCGGAGTGCGACCTTATTGCGTTCAAAACATGAAGAGCGGTCAGTTGACACAATAAGGGACGATTCATCCCCAATAATAGACCATGGGTCAATATTTGAGGGAACATTAGGGCCCCCAGCTTCAAAACCTGGAAGAGAAACTTCATCAGAATCCCTAGCTTTAAAATATAAAGGAATTTGCAGTCAACCAGACATGATTAACAAGCAGCTGAGCAACCAATGTGCCAAACTTAAAAATGAGGTCTTGCATCTAAAAAGCTGGTTCAAAGTCATAAAATACCATAGGAAACTTCAACAAgccattattttgttttatcgaCATGGATAGTAAGCAAACTGCATCATTGGGTCctaaatataatattaagaATTGCAGGAAATTAAATTCTTGTAAATATCTCAGTATtggagaaaaaaacaaaagtaattcCAAGCATATAGTGAGAAGTTGGTGCGCAGTGACACACTGACTCCACTGGTTcacttctccctctctctctcttctttgatATCTCCACAAGATGCAGTTTGCAATCTATGACCCATGTTTAAATCTTTCTTTAGTATTACAATTCAAACACCCAAATTTCAGGGAAAAAAGAATGTTAATAGATAACTTTCTTCTTTCTACAAACTTTTTTGTATATTGGAAGTATAGAGTATTTGGAAATGACCTCTGTTGCTTACAAGCTCTGCCCACAACCCCCCAGCACCAGCATGGTTAATCTCCTGCAGAAAAGCATGTGACAGAGAGGTCATTCACCCTAATGtcatatgaataaaaaattgttatcaTACGCATCATGAGGGCTCATAAATTCCAAACAAATCTAACTCATTTAGTTAATTGTCactttagaaaaaatttaataagatTGGAATCAAATGGAGCATGGCTAATCTGATTGATCAAGTTTCCATCAACAAAATCCGAACTCCATAGAAGGCTTTCAATGATTTTCTCACTATCTAAGTGTGCAACTCCATTTTTGTGTGCACATACACAGAGATCGGCAAATTTGCAAGAGTGCAAACTTGAAATAGACCATAGTTACAACATAGATTGCATATAGAGCACAATCAggaattcaaaaagaaaaaaatgttaaaataaaaaaagttaatagaGAAAAGAACCAACAGAAAACCAATCAGGACTGAAAAGGATGTTCATAATTGCAGGTCAACAAATATACCtcaaaaaatattccaaagagTGTTTTGGGTATTGGCCGTGCTGATGCGTCAGAAGCATTTACGGACAGCCATGCCGTTTGGCTGGCATCAACTCCATTAGCAAAACATTGAGGCACAAAAAAATTCCCAACGAAGAagtaaagaagaagaacacTGAAAGAGGCCTTGTAAGAACCCATTGTTTCCTCACCACATTTGCCACCTATCCACAACCAGATGCAGAAGTTTATTTCAGTTACATTCTGATCAATTAACcagaagaagataaaaaggaCAAGCAGCACTTTTGTCTGTCAGGTGTTCAGACATGCCTAAGCATGGGAACGGCCTAAAATAGGAACCATCTAACAACTTTTTGATCACTACCATTTGGTCATTGTAAGTTGATTGCTACAGCCAGCTATACAAAGCTTAGAATAATAAGTAATAGCtagtttcttgttcttttcttttgggatgAAAATTGAGAGTTATAAATAGTCGAGGTTAATAACTTGATGAAAGTTTCCCAGTTATAGCGCTCAAATTCTgtcatttgatttttatatgatcacaTTAATAGATGAAGCTGAAGGAGGAAGAAAAGCGAACTGCCATTTTCGAAAAGTTTTCAATGCTAATTACAGCAGAAGTTGGTCATTTCAGCAATTCACTGTAAATAACAGCTtggatacacacacacacacacacacatagagagagagagaggcccaGATAAAGATACAATTAGAACAGACCCAAACGAAAGGAAGAAGTATTAAGCAGAAACTAAGCCTTAAAAATGAAATCAAAGCCTTTGTCACCAacttaatcaagaaaaaaaaaaaaaaaaaaaaaaagacagttAAGCCTTGTTGCTGGGGAACAAGGAGAACCAAAGTTGTGCAGAAAAACGGAATAGCCAACAATGATCAGAGACGCAATTATCATCCCTTAATACGACAAGAAGTTCAGAAATCATAATCAGCTGAAATAAATGCAATtccacaaagagagagagagagagagagagttacaaATTCTAAGGATGTCGGGAAGAAAGAGAGACAACAGTGCGGTCGGAAGGGCAGATGAATGATGAAATGAAGTGGGAGTTTGACTGTCTCCGGAGTTTATCCCAACAGACTTTTATAGTTGTGTTGGAGTCGTTGCGTTAAACTCCGCCACTCCAGCCGTGATTCTTTATTCCGCGTGCACTCCTTATCttccctcttttttctcttgGTTTTTTCAAAGCAATTccctctctccttttctttttttttttttctttttttttttttttcctaggagTTCAATCGATTAGGGACTACACCTTACGAAGTAGAGATTATTAGTTCGAATCTCCTCTCTCTCCTTTTACGtggacatatcaaaaaaaaaaactaaaaaattaagagaaatgcttggtgtCCTTCCTACTCTcatcctatttttattttacttatggaacaccaagcatttctcagaaattaaaaagaggcaacaaaataattttggaagaaaaatatactttaatcAACTATTGCCACATTTTCATTTacatcttcaattttttttttttttaaagtaatatgGAGGTCTCGAATTAGCATCACGTGTCAAAGTAAACACTTTTACATTTCTTTCTAGAAtacccttaaaattattttttaaaaaaaattaatgggtacccattttttggtatttttgtactttttttttgtttgtttgttaatctttatactttttatttctttttcaaatagtTATTGTTTAGTAACTTAAAGTTAGTTTGGATAGAAATGTAATTTGACATACAGTGATTATATAGGGGcctaacttcatttttttaaagtttggaagcATAAATAACAATATGGTGATAATTCAAGgaactaaaatatatttttccttaattttgatgtaaaagtaaattgaaatttttaatatgCATGTGAGGAAAAtatgacgaaaaaaaaaaaatcaataattctATTACCATATATTTATAGTCTTCAATCATTGAGTAATGCTAACTACTATATCATCTTTTCATTTCCATTTCATTGGACTGGTATAGCAGTGTTCATCAtcccttaaattttattttatttttttattttttttaatactgaCTGATTCAAAGGCTGCTAAGCACTGCCACATTAGCCCAATCTAGCCGTGTTCATCAtctcttaaattttattttattttttattttttaacactgACTGATTCAAAGGCTGCTAAGCACTGCCACAATAGCCCAATCTGATGGGGTGAGATGATATATATTATGTAGCATTACATTCTTATTTTAGGGGTGTTTGTAACAAACACCCTATTCCTCTCATTTACTTtcacttttctcaaaaataatcaatttcaaaacattcaaactttttttttcactttttatatcaaatcaataattttttattattattcaaataaaaaaatctactacaatacaaaacttttttcacttttctatattatttatactttatattatatcaatcacttcttacaattactcaaaaaaaaaaaaaatcaactaaactTTACCAAACATACCCTTTATTTTGGTGTTGCTAACCTGCAATTATTAATTGCTGGCTACAATCTAAAGATAACAGATGTAGCTCGATTATAGAAGCtggcatgtttgggtgattgggttttttcaaatattgtttttcaaatatcaagttttacttaaattttatccaactttttctaattttgtctcaaattttttaaccatcaaaacataatttcaaaaaacaaatctctcagtattcacaatttttcaaaaattcgcATACCCAAACAAGTCATTAATTCATTCGAAACACTCCGGTAGGATATGTTTGTTAGTATATTTTCAAgaggtgttttttattttgagtttgAAAAAGCATTTTGATATAACATAAgtataaaaaatacttttatagTGATTTTAGCTGTGAATcagcctcatttttttttcttgccacTTTGCTCcttcaatttcaaatattagacttgatctctcttcctttcttaGCTAGAATGCTATGAAGGTCTTTAGAAGTGCCAATTTACAG encodes:
- the LOC133872871 gene encoding alpha-L-arabinofuranosidase 1-like; translated protein: MGSYKASFSVLLLYFFVGNFFVPQCFANGVDASQTAWLSVNASDASARPIPKTLFGIFFEEINHAGAGGLWAELVSNRGFEAGGPNVPSNIDPWSIIGDESSLIVSTDRSSCFERNKVALRMEVLCDSEGTNICPAGGVGVYNPGFWGMNIEKEKTYKVVLYVRSLGAINLSVSLTGSNGLPTLATSDIIASASDVSNWTKVEVLLEANATDHKSRLQLKTSRKGVIWFDQVSAMPLDTYKGHGFRSDLSEMVADLKPRFIRFPGGCFVEGEWLRNAFRWKATIGPWEERPGHFGDVWMYWTDDGLGYFEFLQLAEDLGTLPIWVFNNGVSHNDQVDTSSVKPFVQEALDGIEFARGDPNSTWGSVRAAMGHPEPFDLRYVAIGNEDCGKKNYRGNYLKFYNAISQAYPDIKMISNCDGSSKQLDHPADFYDYHVYTSASNLFSMANQFDRTSRNGPKAFVSEYAVTGKDAGTGSLLAALAEAAFLIGIEKNSDIVEMASYAPLFVNVNDRRWNPDAIVFDSSQLYGTPSYWVQRFFSESSGANVLNTALQTNTSKSLVASAITWKDSNDSKNYLRIKIVNFGSDNVTLKVRVDGLGPNSIQLSGSTKTVLTSDNLMDENSFKTPKKVAPTQSPLENAGEEMDVILAPHSFTSFDLLKESSNLRTTGTDFSSRSSF